In the Populus trichocarpa isolate Nisqually-1 chromosome 1, P.trichocarpa_v4.1, whole genome shotgun sequence genome, one interval contains:
- the LOC7467652 gene encoding GDSL esterase/lipase At5g14450: MGFWRSVVATWFLLVVLWFLCSVVVADPVPRCEFPAIYNFGDSNSDTGGISAAFVPISAPYGEAFFHKPAGRDSDGRLIIDFIAERLKLPYLSAYLNSIGTNYRHGANFATGGSTIRRQNETIFEYGISPFALDMQIVQFDQFKARTTDLYNQVKSTPDAEKLPRAEEFSKALYTFDIGQNDLSVGFRKMSFDQLRAAMPDIVNQLASAVQHLYEQGGRAFWIHNTGPIGCLPVNLFYVSNPAPGYLDEHGCVKAQNEMAIEFNSKLKERIVRLKAELPEAAITYVDVYSAKYGLISNAKNLGFADPLKVCCGYHVNFDHIWCGNKGKVNDSVVYGASCKDPSVFISWDGVHYSQAANQWVADHTQNGSLTDPPIPVTQACRRM, translated from the exons ATGGGGTTTTGGAGATCAGTTGTGGCAACTTGGTTTCTTCTTGTGGTTTTGTGGTTTTTGTGTTCTGTTGTAGTTGCTGATCCCGTGCCACGCTGTGAATTCCCTGCAATTTACAACTTTGGTGACTCAAACTCAGACACTGGTGGTATATCAGCTGCATTTGTGCCCATCTCTGCACCATATGGTGAGGCTTTCTTTCACAAACCTGCTGGCAGAGACTCTGATGGCCGCCTGATTATTGACTTTAtag cTGAGCGCTTGAAATTACCCTACTTGAGTGCGTACCTGAATTCAATTGGAACAAATTATAGGCATGGTGCAAATTTTGCCACAGGAGGATCAACCATCAGGAGGCAGAATGAGACCATATTTGAGTACGGGATTAGTCCTTTTGCTCTTGATATGCAGATTGTTCAATTTGATCAGTTCAAAGCTAGGACCACTGATCTCTACAATCAAG TGAAAAGTACCCCAGATGCAGAAAAACTACCCAGGGCTGAGGAGTTCTCAAAGGCTCTTTACACATTTGATATAGGCCAAAATGATCTTTCTGTTGGTTTTAGAAAGATGAGTTTTGACCAGCTTCGTGCAGCAATGCCAGACATCGTTAACCAGTTGGCATCAGCTGTCCAA CATTTATATGAACAAGGAGGGAGGGCATTCTGGATACACAACACAGGTCCAATTGGGTGCTTGCCTGTGAATCTATTCTATGTATCAAACCCAGCTCCTGGTTATCTTGATGAGCATGGCTGTGTCAAGGCTCAAAATGAAATGGCGATCGAGTTTAACAGCAAACTCAAGGAGAGAATTGTCAGATTAAAAGCTGAGCTCCCAGAAGCAGCAATAACATATGTGGATGTCTACTCTGCTAAGTATGGACTTATTAGCAATGCAAAGAACTTAG GATTCGCTGATCCTCTAAAGGTCTGCTGTGGGTATCATGTGAATTTTGACCATATATGGTGTGGAAACAAAGGAAAAGTGAACGATTCTGTAGTCTATGGTGCCTCTTGTAAAGATCCATCAGTCTTCATAAGTTGGGATGGCGTTCACTATTCTCAGGCTGCAAACCAATGGGTTGCTGATCATACACAGAATGGTTCTCTGACAGACCCGCCAATTCCTGTTACTCAAGCATGTCGTCGGATGTGA